Proteins encoded together in one Bombiscardovia nodaiensis window:
- a CDS encoding PTS mannose transporter subunit IIAB, producing the protein MTVETESLSEILDRGTIVTGLKVETKEEVFTKLATLLQERGYIESVDAFVAAIHEREGQGPTGIGGHVAIPHGRSSTVKRNAIAIAVLDHEIPWESLDDTGAKVVALFAVGADDEGSQKHLQLLSLFARKLAKDEVTQALLRAQSVDDVVAALSK; encoded by the coding sequence ATGACAGTGGAAACTGAATCACTCAGCGAGATTCTCGACCGCGGCACTATCGTGACCGGCTTGAAGGTGGAGACCAAGGAAGAGGTCTTTACCAAGCTGGCCACGCTCTTGCAGGAGCGGGGGTATATCGAGTCCGTGGACGCCTTCGTGGCCGCTATACACGAGCGCGAGGGGCAGGGACCTACCGGCATAGGCGGGCATGTGGCTATACCCCACGGGCGGTCGAGCACTGTGAAGCGCAATGCCATTGCTATCGCCGTTCTCGACCATGAAATCCCCTGGGAGTCGCTCGACGATACCGGGGCGAAAGTTGTGGCTCTCTTCGCCGTGGGGGCGGACGATGAGGGTTCCCAGAAGCACCTCCAGCTCCTCTCACTCTTTGCCCGGAAGTTGGCTAAAGACGAGGTGACTCAAGCGCTTTTGCGGGCGCAGAGCGTGGATGACGTAGTCGCAGCGCTCAGCAAGTAG
- a CDS encoding PTS fructose transporter subunit IIC, translated as MNNFWKKANFKGHLLTAISYMIPIVCGAGFIIAIGMAFGGKAQDSLVMGKFDFFQAMATLGGKALGLLPVIIATGIAFSIAGKPGIAPGFVTGLAAVAISAGFIGGILGGYIAGWLAFAVLRYVKVPSWAKGLMPTLIVPFLASLASGLIMIYIIGTPVAWFTTWLTNVLTSMNGASNLIFGLVLGALSIVDFGGPINKTAFAFALTLQAQGINGPVTALQLTNTATPIGFGFAYLVAKLLRKNIYTRDEVETLKSAVPMGVVNIVEGSIPIVMNDIVRGVVAAGLGGACEGAILMTLSDGKGATVPFGGFLMLPTMGAKWWVGLLAIAGNVLVTGVVYAIIKKDVPLDATLADEANVKEEDDLNLDDIQVM; from the coding sequence ATGAATAATTTCTGGAAAAAGGCCAATTTTAAGGGCCATTTGCTGACGGCCATCTCCTACATGATTCCTATTGTGTGCGGGGCTGGCTTCATTATCGCTATTGGTATGGCGTTCGGCGGCAAGGCGCAGGACAGCCTGGTTATGGGGAAGTTCGACTTCTTCCAAGCCATGGCTACCCTGGGCGGTAAGGCCCTCGGGCTCCTGCCAGTGATCATCGCCACCGGCATTGCCTTCTCGATTGCTGGCAAGCCCGGCATTGCTCCCGGCTTCGTGACCGGCTTGGCGGCCGTGGCCATCTCCGCTGGCTTCATCGGCGGCATCTTGGGCGGCTACATCGCCGGCTGGCTGGCCTTCGCGGTCTTGCGGTATGTGAAGGTGCCTTCTTGGGCTAAGGGCCTGATGCCCACGCTCATCGTGCCCTTCCTGGCCTCGCTGGCTAGCGGTCTGATCATGATTTACATCATTGGTACGCCCGTGGCCTGGTTCACCACCTGGCTGACCAACGTGCTGACCTCGATGAACGGCGCTTCCAACCTCATCTTCGGCCTCGTGCTGGGTGCCTTGAGTATCGTCGATTTCGGCGGTCCTATCAACAAGACGGCCTTCGCATTTGCGCTCACCCTGCAGGCTCAGGGCATTAACGGCCCGGTCACAGCCCTCCAGCTGACCAACACTGCTACCCCCATCGGCTTCGGATTTGCGTACTTGGTGGCTAAGCTCCTGCGCAAGAACATCTACACCCGCGATGAGGTTGAGACCCTGAAGTCGGCCGTGCCTATGGGCGTGGTCAACATTGTTGAGGGCTCCATCCCGATCGTAATGAACGACATCGTTCGCGGTGTAGTAGCTGCCGGTCTGGGCGGCGCCTGCGAGGGTGCCATCCTGATGACCCTCTCCGACGGCAAGGGTGCAACCGTGCCCTTCGGCGGCTTCCTCATGCTCCCCACCATGGGTGCCAAGTGGTGGGTCGGCTTGCTGGCCATCGCAGGCAACGTCTTGGTGACTGGTGTGGTCTACGCCATCATCAAGAAGGACGTGCCTCTTGACGCAACTCTGGCCGACGAAGCCAACGTCAAGGAAGAGGATGACCTCAACTTGGACGACATTCAAGTGATGTAA
- the ptsH gene encoding PTS galactitol transporter subunit IIC, producing the protein MTCRFTVTLKNPGGLHARPAALLAEQALSYRSAVRVSLSKSGKQANAKRIIDVMNLGAQCSDQLHFEVEGADEALASRALRQFVSQLA; encoded by the coding sequence GTGACTTGCAGGTTTACTGTGACCCTCAAAAACCCGGGCGGTCTGCACGCTCGGCCGGCCGCCCTGCTGGCTGAGCAGGCCCTCAGCTATCGCTCAGCGGTGAGAGTGAGCCTGAGCAAGAGCGGCAAGCAGGCGAACGCCAAGCGCATCATCGATGTGATGAACTTGGGCGCTCAGTGCTCAGACCAGCTGCACTTCGAAGTTGAGGGAGCCGACGAAGCGCTCGCCAGCCGGGCCTTGCGCCAGTTTGTGAGCCAGCTCGCATAA
- a CDS encoding alpha/beta hydrolase has product MPVLRRVPLTRDEFGRPLPRTSSRLYSTRINGARIVFSMNPAPASAPILLYLHGGPGDACIPLTERYNAGLERHFRFINFDQRGCGLSYYPFGPSEHITIDLMLADLLELVRRLKTAYPQAPITLLGHSWGSVLGLEFASRYPQLIRRYIGVGQVVSMPLSHRVRSHPLRGPLPAHLRRLFSTESDVADLLLRFDELKGTGGWLSLWQDVVRSGTYVSSRAYGWQGVRGLLLGAHQSHAALDAELDQVDFTALTHFAVPVCFVEGRHDRHLPGELVQMYADTLTSPHYVAWFEHSAHCPQWEEPARFCNLVTQLCQNGS; this is encoded by the coding sequence ATGCCGGTTTTACGCCGTGTGCCTCTGACCCGTGACGAGTTTGGCCGCCCCCTCCCGCGCACTAGCTCGCGGCTCTATAGCACCCGTATCAATGGAGCTCGCATAGTCTTTTCTATGAACCCCGCTCCAGCATCTGCGCCGATTCTTCTCTACCTGCATGGCGGTCCCGGTGACGCCTGTATTCCTCTAACTGAGCGTTACAACGCCGGGCTCGAGCGCCACTTCCGCTTCATCAACTTTGATCAGCGTGGCTGTGGCCTCTCGTACTACCCCTTCGGCCCCAGCGAGCACATCACTATTGACCTTATGCTCGCCGACCTCCTGGAGTTGGTTCGCCGCCTCAAGACCGCTTACCCGCAGGCTCCGATTACGCTCCTGGGCCATTCTTGGGGTTCCGTTTTGGGCCTGGAGTTCGCCAGTCGCTATCCTCAGTTGATTCGTCGATATATTGGTGTCGGCCAAGTGGTGAGTATGCCGCTGTCTCACCGGGTGCGCTCGCATCCCCTGCGAGGTCCCTTACCTGCTCACTTGCGTAGGCTTTTCAGCACGGAGAGCGATGTGGCCGACCTGCTCTTGCGTTTTGACGAGCTCAAGGGCACTGGTGGCTGGCTGTCCTTGTGGCAGGATGTCGTCCGCAGCGGGACCTATGTAAGTTCTAGAGCGTACGGCTGGCAGGGTGTGCGTGGACTGCTGTTGGGTGCCCATCAATCTCATGCGGCGCTGGATGCAGAGCTTGACCAGGTAGATTTCACGGCCCTCACGCACTTTGCTGTCCCTGTCTGTTTTGTGGAAGGTCGGCACGATCGCCACTTGCCTGGTGAGTTGGTGCAGATGTATGCAGACACGCTGACGAGTCCTCATTATGTGGCTTGGTTTGAGCATTCGGCTCACTGTCCGCAGTGGGAGGAGCCGGCTCGCTTCTGTAATTTGGTCACGCAGCTCTGTCAGAACGGCAGTTGA
- a CDS encoding N-acetyltransferase: MVHLEAITKDNFFPVLELKRPEGEDFVPDNALSMAEAWLYRNDGTSEPRAMYDDDKLVGFVMTHDAADKPVRDIWRILIPEEFANKGYGSQALRILIDEATADKSIEQLKISYMPGNDRAEHVYRKAGFVPNGEKDGEEIVMEYAF, from the coding sequence ATGGTGCATTTGGAGGCGATTACTAAGGACAACTTCTTCCCGGTGCTGGAGCTGAAACGGCCGGAGGGGGAAGATTTTGTGCCGGACAACGCCCTTTCGATGGCGGAGGCCTGGCTCTACCGCAATGACGGTACCAGCGAGCCCAGAGCCATGTATGATGACGACAAACTCGTAGGCTTCGTAATGACGCATGATGCCGCGGACAAGCCGGTGCGCGATATATGGAGGATCCTCATACCCGAGGAATTCGCTAATAAGGGGTATGGGAGCCAAGCCTTGCGCATTCTCATCGACGAGGCAACTGCTGATAAGTCTATCGAGCAGCTGAAGATCTCCTATATGCCTGGCAATGACCGTGCTGAGCATGTGTACCGGAAGGCTGGCTTTGTGCCTAATGGTGAGAAAGATGGCGAAGAAATCGTCATGGAGTATGCCTTCTAA
- a CDS encoding transporter — MKLQPWLARLMLLAAAAAWGAGYTFEKVALRRLSVQWIMGIRLVIAVAVLTPILWGKLKRSHMLSMLVPGLLLGVTYWAAFLLQMLGLRTIGPGRNSFLTATYCVLVPFLVWAVSRKRPAWRNFAAALLCIVGVGLISLSPDDSAVISLSSGDVLTLVGAVFYGGNIVLAGGLAKKFDATILTYYELLVAGVLFLVGAVLTEPMPQLADFQPQVLGSLIYLTLVSTLIAQNLQNIAFSQVPASQGSLILCTESLFGMVVSVLALGEELTAEHLAGFAIIFVAIVVSEVRFKSQAAPAETL, encoded by the coding sequence ATGAAACTGCAACCCTGGCTGGCTCGACTCATGCTGCTGGCGGCGGCTGCGGCTTGGGGAGCTGGATACACTTTTGAAAAAGTTGCCTTGCGGCGCTTGAGCGTGCAGTGGATCATGGGAATTCGCCTGGTCATAGCCGTGGCCGTACTCACGCCGATCCTGTGGGGCAAACTCAAACGCAGTCACATGCTCAGTATGCTGGTGCCGGGCCTGCTTCTGGGCGTGACCTACTGGGCGGCTTTCCTCTTGCAAATGCTGGGGCTGCGCACCATCGGGCCCGGGCGCAACTCCTTCCTGACCGCCACCTACTGCGTGCTCGTGCCCTTCCTGGTGTGGGCCGTCTCGCGCAAACGCCCCGCCTGGCGGAACTTTGCGGCCGCCCTCCTGTGCATTGTGGGCGTTGGCCTCATCTCGCTGAGTCCGGACGACTCCGCTGTAATATCGCTGAGTAGTGGGGACGTACTCACGCTCGTGGGCGCCGTGTTTTATGGGGGCAACATTGTGCTGGCTGGCGGGCTGGCCAAGAAATTTGACGCCACGATTTTGACCTACTATGAGTTGCTCGTGGCCGGCGTGCTCTTCCTTGTAGGGGCAGTACTGACCGAACCCATGCCGCAGTTGGCCGACTTCCAGCCGCAGGTGCTGGGCTCGCTCATCTACCTGACACTCGTCTCCACACTCATCGCGCAAAACCTACAGAATATTGCCTTCTCGCAGGTGCCGGCCTCGCAGGGTTCGCTCATCTTGTGCACTGAAAGCCTCTTTGGCATGGTGGTTTCCGTACTCGCCCTGGGCGAAGAATTGACCGCTGAGCACTTGGCCGGATTCGCCATTATCTTCGTAGCTATTGTAGTTTCGGAAGTGCGCTTCAAGTCGCAGGCAGCGCCCGCGGAGACGCTGTAG
- a CDS encoding oxidoreductase, producing MRVIVVGASGRVGKATIEELTKRGKAVVAYARHIEQVETGEQVEAVSLDMTADLKGMTAAFRRAQADAIIFTAGSRGADVIRVDALGAIKTIEAAKQAGIKRYVMLGALYAADLERWDEPEVQQVIEQLPDYYPAKYFADDHLMHSGLDYTIVEPGTLVERAGTGRVSTDPQGTGSIAIPDVAAMLAASLDQPSSVGRIYRIIEGDTPIGQALN from the coding sequence ATGCGAGTGATAGTAGTAGGCGCCAGCGGGCGTGTGGGAAAGGCTACGATTGAGGAGCTGACCAAGCGGGGAAAGGCTGTGGTGGCCTATGCGCGGCACATTGAGCAGGTTGAAACAGGCGAACAAGTCGAGGCGGTCAGCCTTGATATGACCGCAGACTTGAAAGGCATGACAGCAGCCTTCCGGCGGGCACAAGCCGACGCGATTATTTTTACGGCTGGTTCGCGCGGAGCCGATGTGATTCGGGTAGACGCTCTGGGCGCTATCAAGACCATAGAAGCGGCCAAACAAGCCGGAATCAAGCGCTATGTGATGCTGGGCGCCCTCTACGCGGCGGACTTAGAGCGCTGGGATGAGCCGGAAGTTCAGCAGGTGATTGAGCAATTGCCGGACTACTATCCAGCCAAATATTTTGCCGACGACCACCTGATGCACTCGGGCCTGGATTACACGATTGTAGAGCCGGGTACGCTGGTGGAGCGTGCGGGCACCGGCAGGGTGAGCACGGATCCGCAGGGAACTGGGTCGATTGCCATCCCCGACGTGGCCGCAATGTTGGCTGCTAGCTTGGATCAGCCCAGCAGCGTGGGGCGCATTTACCGGATCATCGAAGGCGATACGCCGATAGGGCAGGCGCTGAACTAG
- a CDS encoding hypothetical protein (frameshifted, insertion/deletion at around 11999) codes for MKAHVFIEQYSDNMLHYIGSFSSSFAMSIAMWPLASLLLTLPVLALIYHRYHRLRFVSAMTAYLVILYLLSLVFFTLWPMPDDRAAFCATHNYPAQLHPCSSSTT; via the coding sequence ATGAAGGCGCACGTATTCATTGAACAGTACAGTGACAATATGCTCCACTACATCGGCTCGTTTAGCTCTTCATTCGCCATGTCTATTGCGATGTGGCCCCTTGCTTCTCTGCTGTTGACTCTGCCAGTTTTGGCCCTCATTTATCACCGCTACCATCGCCTGCGTTTCGTGTCGGCTATGACGGCTTACCTGGTCATCCTCTACCTGCTCTCACTCGTTTTCTTCACCCTGTGGCCCATGCCGGATGACAGAGCCGCCTTCTGCGCCACGCACAATTACCCGGCCCAGCTCCACCCCTGCAGTTCCTCAACGACTTAG
- a CDS encoding hypothetical protein (frameshifted, insertion/deletion at around 12464,12545,11999), with protein MPLGFIMGRVFRWPWFLALPAGFITSLVIETAQLTGAFGLVGCAYRHFDVDDLMWNTSGALIGLIVAALANWIAPPRQPDAPEVVLNPSFLHRCVAMAIDLVLTYAISSSLGFGVVVLINRAAAHRPNGDYAIAGWSASPDALRTLVLALNIGFLLFFEFLLPLLHRGQTLGGSFTHMSAETKVRHGWLRAAFYLTRTAVVLAVFGPWTGQARVYMSDFAILLLVFYLFKRQMPYDLIPASEPDPPAAPLPAAAGYSTGVAVAGGYPGDYGYQTYGSQGAYAGGDTADIPTQDGSMPVSFPPAGR; from the coding sequence GTGCCCCTGGGCTTCATTATGGGTCGCGTCTTCCGCTGGCCCTGGTTTTTGGCGCTACCAGCAGGCTTTATCACTTCGTTGGTCATTGAGACGGCCCAGTTGACTGGGGCTTTTGGCTTGGTTGGCTGCGCTTACCGGCATTTCGACGTGGACGATTTGATGTGGAACACGTCCGGAGCGCTTATTGGCCTTATTGTCGCCGCGCTGGCGAACTGGATTGCTCCGCCCCGCCAGCCCGACGCTCCCGAAGTGGTGCTCAACCCCTCCTTCCTCCACCGGTGCGTGGCGATGGCCATCGACTTGGTTTTGACCTACGCCATCTCGTCTTCGCTTGGCTTCGGCGTGGTGGTTCTTATCAATCGTGCGGCGGCCCACCGTCCGAACGGAGATTACGCTATCGCCGGCTGGTCGGCCAGCCCCGATGCCCTGCGCACGTTGGTTCTTGCGCTCAACATTGGCTTCTTGCTCTTCTTCGAGTTCCTGCTGCCTCTCCTGCACAGGGGCCAGACTCTGGGCGGCTCCTTTACCCACATGAGCGCGGAGACGAAAGTGCGCCACGGCTGGCTCCGGGCCGCCTTCTACCTGACTCGCACAGCGGTGGTCCTGGCCGTTTTCGGCCCGTGGACTGGCCAGGCGAGGGTCTATATGTCTGACTTTGCCATCCTCCTCCTGGTCTTCTACCTCTTCAAGCGGCAGATGCCCTACGATCTGATTCCAGCCTCCGAGCCAGACCCTCCAGCAGCTCCCCTGCCTGCTGCCGCGGGTTATTCAACCGGTGTTGCGGTCGCTGGCGGTTACCCAGGAGACTATGGCTACCAAACCTATGGCTCCCAGGGTGCCTATGCCGGCGGTGACACTGCAGACATCCCAACTCAGGACGGCTCTATGCCGGTCAGCTTCCCTCCAGCGGGTCGCTAG
- a CDS encoding putative ABC transporter ATP-binding protein: MAKLMLPLISVEFKAIACGTLGHLCSIWALMCAAGAIIGFFTQGTGLTGSWRPLAVAAVVMALLRGPLAYGEQLLNHQMAFSTLRDIRTAVFDKMRALAPAKLQERGRGNLVTVITNDIELLEIFYAHTLSPICIAIVTALVNTIVLVCLNPQMGLAAFLCYLVIGLVLPFLSAKSTFRVALAERNAQGALHSQLLESLDGRRELVGLGAAAHTRDLLADSTQDMLDARSDTEFNSGWNNVFTQTATLIAFAVVAALGWFVALSGSVSFPALIVAFVGFISSFAPLVSVARLGTGLQPTLAAARRVFSLMDEQPAVQENAEGLELGAFTGISAQGLTFSHASSPNEAQPVISGISFDIRPGSVVGIQGENGAGKSTLIDLLMRFRERTGGNLTISGQPIEAVRTADLRRMETLVSQDTFIFTDTLAGNIAIAQPDASRDDIAQAAQQAHLTDVIAQLPGGLDHTLTANGSELSEGQKQRLAVARAFLSQAPFIALDEPTSNMDALLEGQIIEALLESQAGKTYLIVSHRPAVLSQVQQLYTLEDGQLTPAN, translated from the coding sequence ATGGCCAAGCTCATGCTCCCGCTCATCTCCGTGGAGTTCAAAGCCATCGCCTGTGGCACCCTGGGCCACCTGTGCTCCATCTGGGCGCTCATGTGCGCCGCAGGAGCCATTATCGGCTTCTTCACCCAGGGCACAGGGCTCACCGGCTCCTGGCGCCCCCTGGCCGTCGCGGCAGTCGTCATGGCCCTCCTGCGCGGCCCCCTGGCTTACGGCGAGCAGCTACTCAACCATCAGATGGCCTTCTCCACCTTGCGAGACATCCGCACTGCCGTGTTCGACAAGATGCGCGCGCTGGCACCGGCTAAACTCCAGGAGCGCGGCCGCGGCAACCTGGTCACGGTCATCACCAACGACATTGAACTCCTCGAAATCTTCTATGCCCACACCCTCTCCCCCATCTGCATCGCCATTGTGACCGCCCTGGTCAACACGATTGTCCTGGTCTGCTTGAACCCGCAGATGGGCCTGGCTGCCTTCCTGTGCTACCTGGTAATCGGCCTGGTGCTCCCCTTCCTGTCGGCCAAGTCCACCTTCCGCGTGGCCCTGGCCGAGCGCAACGCTCAGGGTGCCCTCCACTCTCAGCTGCTGGAGTCCCTGGACGGCCGCCGCGAGCTGGTGGGCCTGGGCGCAGCAGCTCACACCCGCGACCTGCTCGCCGACTCCACGCAAGACATGCTCGACGCCCGCTCGGATACGGAATTCAACTCGGGCTGGAACAACGTTTTCACCCAGACAGCCACCCTGATTGCCTTCGCCGTCGTCGCCGCTCTGGGCTGGTTTGTGGCGCTTTCCGGCTCCGTCTCCTTCCCGGCGCTCATCGTCGCCTTCGTGGGCTTCATCTCCTCCTTCGCCCCGCTGGTCTCGGTAGCCCGCCTGGGCACGGGCCTGCAACCCACCCTGGCCGCCGCCCGCCGCGTCTTCTCGCTCATGGACGAGCAGCCCGCGGTCCAGGAGAACGCTGAGGGCCTGGAATTGGGCGCTTTCACCGGTATCAGCGCCCAAGGCCTCACCTTCAGCCATGCCAGTAGCCCGAACGAGGCGCAGCCAGTCATCTCCGGCATCAGCTTCGACATTCGCCCTGGCTCTGTCGTGGGTATTCAGGGCGAAAACGGCGCGGGCAAGTCCACGCTCATCGACCTGCTCATGCGCTTCCGCGAGCGCACCGGCGGGAATCTCACCATTTCCGGCCAGCCCATCGAAGCCGTTCGCACGGCTGACCTGCGGCGGATGGAGACCCTAGTCAGCCAGGACACGTTCATTTTCACCGACACCCTGGCTGGCAACATTGCCATCGCCCAGCCCGACGCGAGCCGGGACGACATCGCTCAAGCCGCTCAACAGGCGCACCTGACCGACGTGATCGCCCAACTGCCTGGCGGCTTGGACCACACCCTGACCGCCAACGGTTCCGAGCTCTCCGAGGGTCAGAAGCAGCGCCTGGCTGTGGCCCGCGCCTTCCTGAGTCAGGCCCCCTTCATCGCCTTGGACGAGCCCACGTCCAACATGGACGCGCTCTTGGAGGGGCAAATTATCGAGGCCCTGCTCGAAAGTCAAGCCGGCAAGACCTACCTCATCGTCTCCCACCGCCCAGCGGTTCTCTCCCAAGTCCAGCAGCTCTATACGCTCGAGGATGGCCAGCTGACACCCGCTAACTAG
- a CDS encoding transcriptional antiterminator gives MTDMKRSLVEYLLNRRDYVRGYELSDALKVSTKTISRLVKQVNAQYGESVIESMRGRGYQLNVDRYLRYNRGHKQGDIDVSRLTSVERRDEIIKHLLMSAPHRYRLEDLWGKYCISDSAMATDLRSLRMLLDKFHLCLERTSGYVWVEGSEANIRKAITGLFSYDAGEDSGRFIQPNHRVQQRDAALVNHQLDLIEELIHAEIPYPYRVNIFTHLYIMIERYRVVGSLMDGESTPEMRKALDEHSKIADVCKIVIDNLNAYLNAKLPDVEIYYLYQYLTSSRIDDRQPEAGTTQMPQMVEDLTHYLIDTVTADPRYEGIDRSALFASLSQHMKPLLNRLQNNIKVNNNLLEQIRLEYPDLFEAVKSASEQSVERFGLNPIDDAEVGFITVYFAQAVENMRIPLDILLVCTTGLGTAQLLQAKIEKRFSGLHIVETVATRDLQGTLAMHPEVALVVSTVGLPESITVPTLVVSAMLTIEDQERLERKVDQIRRQGDNL, from the coding sequence ATGACCGATATGAAGCGATCTCTGGTTGAGTATTTGCTCAACCGGCGCGACTATGTGCGCGGATATGAGTTATCTGATGCCCTCAAAGTCTCAACCAAAACTATCTCCCGGCTCGTCAAGCAGGTCAACGCCCAATACGGCGAATCGGTGATCGAATCTATGCGCGGACGCGGCTACCAGCTCAACGTAGACCGCTACCTGCGCTACAACCGCGGCCACAAGCAGGGCGACATCGACGTCAGTCGGCTCACATCGGTGGAACGACGCGACGAAATTATCAAACACTTACTGATGAGCGCCCCCCACCGCTACCGGCTCGAAGATCTGTGGGGTAAGTATTGCATTAGCGACTCGGCCATGGCGACCGACCTGCGCTCCCTGCGCATGTTGCTCGATAAATTCCACCTCTGCCTCGAACGCACCTCCGGCTACGTGTGGGTGGAGGGGAGCGAAGCCAACATTCGCAAAGCCATTACCGGGCTCTTCTCCTACGACGCGGGCGAGGATTCCGGGCGCTTTATTCAGCCCAACCACCGGGTGCAGCAGCGCGATGCGGCGCTCGTCAACCACCAGCTCGATTTAATTGAGGAGCTGATTCACGCGGAAATTCCTTACCCCTACCGGGTCAACATCTTTACCCATCTCTACATTATGATCGAGCGCTACCGGGTGGTGGGCAGCCTGATGGACGGCGAGAGCACGCCCGAGATGCGCAAGGCCTTGGATGAACACAGCAAGATTGCGGACGTGTGCAAGATCGTGATCGACAACCTCAACGCCTACCTCAATGCCAAGCTACCTGACGTAGAGATTTACTACCTTTACCAGTACCTGACATCTTCACGCATTGACGACCGCCAGCCCGAGGCCGGTACCACTCAAATGCCGCAAATGGTGGAGGATTTAACCCACTATCTGATAGACACCGTCACTGCTGACCCACGCTACGAGGGCATTGACCGCTCGGCCCTCTTCGCCAGCCTATCCCAGCACATGAAGCCCCTGCTCAACAGGCTGCAGAACAACATCAAGGTCAACAATAACCTCTTGGAGCAAATCCGCCTCGAGTATCCCGACCTTTTTGAAGCGGTCAAGAGCGCCAGCGAGCAGTCGGTGGAGCGCTTCGGGCTGAACCCCATCGACGATGCAGAAGTGGGTTTCATTACCGTCTACTTTGCGCAGGCCGTGGAAAACATGCGCATTCCGCTCGACATTTTACTGGTCTGCACCACCGGCTTGGGCACGGCCCAGCTCCTCCAGGCCAAGATAGAAAAGCGCTTCTCGGGGCTCCACATTGTTGAGACAGTGGCCACGCGCGACTTGCAGGGCACGCTCGCCATGCACCCCGAAGTGGCGCTCGTGGTCTCGACAGTAGGGCTGCCAGAGAGCATCACTGTGCCAACCCTCGTGGTTTCTGCCATGCTCACGATTGAAGATCAGGAGCGGCTGGAGCGCAAGGTGGACCAGATTCGCAGGCAGGGGGACAACCTATGA
- a CDS encoding PTS fructose transporter subunit IIB gives MKIVGVTACTIGIAHTYLAQQKLEDAAKAAGDDIKIETQGTIGIENALDEQDINDADVVILAVDIKIANEERFTGKKVVKVSTDTAIKSPNKLIAKLHEIVGK, from the coding sequence ATGAAGATTGTAGGCGTAACGGCGTGCACCATTGGAATTGCACACACGTATTTGGCCCAGCAAAAGCTTGAGGATGCGGCTAAGGCTGCAGGCGATGACATCAAGATTGAGACCCAGGGCACCATTGGTATTGAGAACGCGCTGGACGAGCAGGATATCAACGATGCGGATGTTGTCATTCTAGCTGTCGACATCAAAATTGCCAACGAGGAGCGGTTCACTGGCAAGAAAGTAGTGAAAGTTTCCACCGACACCGCTATCAAGTCCCCCAACAAGCTCATCGCTAAGCTGCATGAGATTGTTGGCAAGTAA
- a CDS encoding allulose-6-phosphate 3-epimerase — MQATTRTIQLAPSLMTMDLDQFKEQISFLNNKVNLYHIDIMDGHFVPNISLSPWFIEQTRKISDLPMSAHLMVTDAPFWVQQLIDVKCEMICMPAEVSNGVAFRLIDQIHDAGLKAGMVINPETPVDTLLPYIDLLDKITVMTVDPGFAGQRFLAGCLDKITLLRQMREEMGYGYEIEMDGSTNKAHWKMIADSNPDVYVIGRSGLFGLTDNIESSWQQMVSEYEECTGFKFDNGR, encoded by the coding sequence ATGCAAGCAACAACGCGCACTATTCAGCTGGCTCCCTCTCTGATGACGATGGACTTGGACCAGTTCAAGGAGCAGATTAGCTTTTTGAACAACAAGGTAAACCTGTACCACATCGACATTATGGACGGGCATTTTGTGCCCAATATCAGCCTCTCGCCGTGGTTTATCGAGCAGACGCGTAAGATATCGGACCTGCCCATGTCAGCCCATCTGATGGTCACTGACGCGCCTTTCTGGGTGCAGCAGCTCATCGACGTGAAGTGCGAGATGATTTGCATGCCCGCTGAGGTCTCGAACGGTGTGGCCTTCAGGCTCATTGACCAGATTCACGACGCTGGCCTGAAAGCTGGCATGGTGATTAACCCCGAGACCCCGGTAGACACCCTCCTGCCCTACATTGACCTGCTCGACAAGATTACGGTCATGACCGTTGACCCCGGTTTTGCGGGCCAGCGCTTCCTCGCCGGCTGCTTGGATAAGATTACCCTCCTGCGCCAAATGCGCGAAGAAATGGGCTACGGCTACGAAATCGAGATGGACGGCTCGACCAACAAGGCTCACTGGAAGATGATTGCCGACTCCAACCCCGACGTGTACGTCATCGGGCGTTCTGGGCTCTTCGGCCTGACTGACAACATCGAAAGCTCCTGGCAGCAGATGGTCAGCGAATACGAAGAGTGCACCGGTTTCAAGTTCGACAACGGCCGCTGA